The DNA sequence GAGTATTACATTATTTTGACCGACTGGTCGTTACCTGGAGTTTCGGGGCTCCAAATGGCGCAAGAAATTAGAGCCAGATTTGACGAGCCTAAGTACATCATCATGCTAACTAATAAAAATAGCGAAGAAGATTTAATTGAAGCCATGGAGGCCGGAATTGATGATTACGTTACTAAGCCCTTTAGCCCGGGAGAGTTGAGAGTCCGTTTACGAGCTGGATCTCGAATTATAGAACAAACCCAGAAGCTTAAGTTTTTAGCCAATTACGATGAATTAACAGGTATCTGGAATCGCCGGATGTTAGTCACTCAAATGCGAAACGAATGGAACCGCCACTCACGAGAAGAGCTAATTTGCAGTGTTTTAATGTTGGATATTGATCATTTTAAAATCGTCAATGATACCTATGGCCATGCGGGCGGTGACGAAGCTTTGAAGGTATTTAGTGATGTACTCAAGCAAAGTGTCCGGCCTTACGATTTAGTCGGACGGTTCGGTGGTGAAGAGTTTACCGTGTTATTGCCTAATACTTCTATGTCAGAGGCTAAAGAGGTAGCAGAGCGGATCCGTACAGAAGTGGAGTCTAAAATAATTCATATTAAAAACGACTGCTCATTTAATATTACAGTGAGTATTGGTGTAGCAGAGCGTGAAACATCCGATAAGAGTGTGCAAGAGTTGATCGGAAAAGCTGATAGTGCACTGTACTTTGCTAAAAAGGAAGGGCGAAACCAAACGGTGTGCTGGTTTGGCTCAGAGGTAACACAATAATAAAAAGGCATTATTTTTGAGTCGTAAAGAACAACATATTAGAGCGGTCAAGCTTTTCGTTACTATATTATTATCGGTCGTTCTAGTTGCACTTTTTGTCATGTCCAAGTCTGTCGTCGCCCAATGGTTAATTATTGTGCTCGTCGGTGGCGGCGTGTACTTATCTGTAGATCGGTTG is a window from the Psychrosphaera ytuae genome containing:
- a CDS encoding GGDEF domain-containing response regulator; its protein translation is MNILIVEDEPVTRMLISSSVRNWGYEVSQVESAEQALAFLQQNEEYYIILTDWSLPGVSGLQMAQEIRARFDEPKYIIMLTNKNSEEDLIEAMEAGIDDYVTKPFSPGELRVRLRAGSRIIEQTQKLKFLANYDELTGIWNRRMLVTQMRNEWNRHSREELICSVLMLDIDHFKIVNDTYGHAGGDEALKVFSDVLKQSVRPYDLVGRFGGEEFTVLLPNTSMSEAKEVAERIRTEVESKIIHIKNDCSFNITVSIGVAERETSDKSVQELIGKADSALYFAKKEGRNQTVCWFGSEVTQ